ctctttagcttgcacGTTTTCCCATTGCATACCGCGTGAAGTTCTCAAGGGAACTCTCCTTAACACGAAATTTCCATATTTTCGTTCGTAAATGGCTTAATCcaggtaaaaaatgttgactCATTTTTTACGAGCACgagcataagacgacattttgAAGAAACTGTTCTCCATAGACTAACatcaagggaaaacaaaacgtacaagctggAGGTCAATTTGTTCTTTCCTCGCAAAATGGTTATCCTCTGGTACTTTCATATGCTTTTAACAACCTCGTGAAACGTTTAAAGGAGTCGAAAACACCGGTTGGCGATTGTTTTTCACATGGCTCTTTTGAATCTATAAAATGCAACTAAATACAATGTTTCATAATACGTTCCAGACTTCGTGAAAGGCTGAAAAGTTTTGGAAACAAATCCTTGTTTTTACTTATCGCAAACTGAGGCATTTGTAGCTGTTTACATAGTTGAGGATccttcagatatttgaaaatgaccTGGTGTAGCCTGCCAATGATAAGCATTCATACGAATTCAGTCATTGCTTCCTAACACTTCTTGAAGATCAGAAAGCAACTGATCGCAACAGAACTCCCATTTTGAGCAATTTTGTAAGCAATGTATCCACGACTTCTTCACAGTTCTCCTTTGATTGATACCTATATTGGGAGGAATGGCGTTGGAATTCCCAAACAGTGCTTCCTAATGGCGGGTGTCGACTCACAATAGCCAAATGAACACACTGAGAGTCTTTTCGCTGTCACCTAGCAAAAAATTTAATCCGAAACCTTTCTAAAAAAGAagtcaagaaaatgaaatgttacaaaagaTTAATACAAAAATAACTGCTCCAAGTCTCAAGTCTGTTTGGCGAATTGTTTTTAAGTTATTTGCCGAAAACACGTCACTCAATTTTACAGCATAAACATGTCTTCTACAGCTTTTAATgcttaatttgccaaaaatcacAGGGCGAAACCGTTTCAGTTTTGAACCAGACAGCTTTATCCGTTACTGTCTTTGTGTCACGCAgggcgaaatttgaaaactcCAAATGCTGTTCTGAAAATAAAAAACGCTACGGAGGCTAATACTGGTAAAAGATTTTGTAATGTATctttatggtatatttaattcatttcctgaTGAataatctctttacaattttccatacgaattaccacttcactcgacggtttcaggccttaagcacggttgaaatctaaaactcaatACTCAACTTGACACTCGAAGCGATCCGACGATCGATCAAAACTCAAACTAGTCCTTTGTTTAcacgtgactttcttcccgccacacgtaatgtatgcttatttatgtcaaatctatttttaacacACTCCCCTCCTTGATTGACAAGGGTcaatcaacaactgaagttcgtagcgacagaaacagaaaaaaaaaaaaaaaaaaagaaggttcatcattgtttattttgcaaTCCTTAATGTTCAGTTACGTGTTCTTGTTCAGCGTTTCCCACAAAGGTAATTGGAAAATCAGTGTTCCCTTTCTGACGTTCATGTACTCCTAATCCAGTTTCTACAGGAAAAAACTTCTTTAAGGGTCTTGTCACGTCGATTACTCGATCTCCACTTCGAGTTCTCACCACTGCTGCTCGGTGAAATCCATCTCGTCCTGTAATGAGGGCTTTGACCACTCCCATATTCCACAATAGTCTCGGCGTCCTGTCCTTGTGAATGCAAACAACGTCTCCTACATTGACAATTGGTTGCCTGTTTTTCAGTTGGCAATTATGATGGACACGTAACTCTGTCAAGTACTCCTTCTGCCAACGTCTCCAAAACTGCGACAGAACAGTTGTCAGATACTTCGCAAGTCTTGACAATTCACTTCTGGTCTGAGGCGCTTCCGAgggagttttctcttctttactCAACAGGCGACGACCAATAACCAATTGTGACGGCGTCAACGGACTTCGTAATTCATCATCCACGTACGTGAGAGGTCGTGAATTCAGTATTCCCTCTATTTCCACAACAACAGAGAGCAATTCTTCATAGCTGACTCTCGCGAATCCTAAGGTTTTCTTGAGACAGCGTTTAGTTGATCTAACGAGGCGTTCAAAAAATCCTCCCCACCAAGGAGCTAACGCGACATTAAATTTCCATTCTATGCGGTGGTCTGCTAGCAACTTCTTCAGCTCTTCACTCTTGAAAGTGGATCCATTATCTGACACTACAAGATTTGGAACACCTCGTCTGGCAATGAACCTTTTAAAACTTCTCACGAAAGCTTCGGTTGTCAACCTCGGGACGACGTCGAGATGAACTGCCCGACTGGAGGCACATGTGTATAACACGATGTATGCCTTGTTCATATCATCACTCTTGTGATAAATGTCCTTGACATAAACAGGGCCCGCAAAGTCAACTCCTATACTTGTAAATGCAAATTCGTCGGACAATCTGAACCCTGGAAGTTGAGAGGTAGGCGGCGTTCCATATGGACgaccttcaagtttcttgcacaGTACACACTTGTTGATTATACTCTTCACCGTTTGTCTGCCCTTCACAATCCAATACCGTGACCTAACTTGAACCAAGGTCTCTGCCACTCCATTGTGCATCACTTGATCATGGCACTTGAGAATCACCAACTTAGTGAAATATTGACTTCTCGGCAACAGTATCGGAAATCGTGTATCGTACGGTAGGGAAGACATGCCAATTCTTCCTCGACATCGTAGTATCCCTTCTTCGTCTCGATAAAGTCCTAATGATGACTTCATCTGTGGATACTTGTCGCTTTTTGAGATCTCTTGCTGAACATGCCTAATCCACAACATCTCCGCTTGTCTGTATAATTTCGTAAAATCTTCCTCCGTTCCTTCTCGGGACCTCGTCTTCTTcaatttctcaataaacaaCACAACCAACACAGTCACTCTTAGAAGCTTGGTTAAAGAACTAAAGTTCTCAAGATTGATTAAGTTAGTTAGACTCGGTTCTTTTTCCTTCCCTTGAACACACGTGGTGACTAAGCTGGAAACAGCTGGTTTAAACGATTTCAGTTCGCTTACATCTTCTCTGACTTGTACAACTGTCGGCTGAACTGGCCACTGCTCACTAGTCTTAGACAGGAAGTCGGGTCCATGTAACCACAGGCTGCTTTCTTTCAACTCAGTAGACTTGATTCCTCTGGACGCTATATCAGCTGGATTGTCTGCTGTCGGACAGTACCTCCACTGCTCAGGGCGTGAATTCCTTCGAATTTCGGCCACTCGGTTCTCGACAAACTGCTTGTACTCCTTATCAGTGTTTGTGATCCACCACAGCGAAATCATGGAATCTGTCCAGTTAAAAATATCGTCAATTTTTACGTCGTCTAATGCTTGACTCACGCTGTTCAACAATCTGGTCGCAGTTAAGTTGGACAGCAACTCCAGACGAGGGATAGTTTGTTTAGCTAATGGTGCAACTCTTGTCTTCGAAGATACTATCTGACATTCCACCCTCGCCTCATACTCTACTCTCATGTAGACCACAGCTCCATAAGCCTTTTCCGATGCGTCAGCAAAACAGTGAAGTTGGACTGAATTGACCTTGTCTCCATTCAATCCCTTAGCATAACATCTCTTAAAGCTCACTCTTTCAGCCTCTCTCAAATCCGATAGAGTCGCCAGCCACTGGTGATTGAGTTCAGCATCGACcaactcgtcccagtcttttCCAGCCTTGCAAAGTTTCTGAAACATCATCTTAAATGGAAGAATGACCGGAGCTATCAACCCCAAGGGGTCAAAAAACCTTGTAGCTGTACTGAGAATCAATCTTCTTGTTGCTGGTTGGGCATCTACATCTCCCAATGTCTTGTTCAGATCATAAATCAGTTCATCTTGGGTTGGGTTCCAAAGCATTCCCAAAACCTTTTGCTCCTTTTCTGTACTTTGCTTGAAAACTGATTTAGAGAAgctttcgtcttcttcttctactctAGGTCCATTGCTCATTTCAAAGTCATCACTGAAAGCTTCATCTTGTTCTAGTGATTTCAGCAGACTTTCTGAATTGCTACTCCACTTTCTCATATTGAAGCCTCCTGACTTAAGACAGAGCTTTATCTTCTTAGCCAATTTGAACACACTATCCACGTCACCATTTCCAGACACATAGTCATCAACATATAAAGACTTCAACAGCTCTCTTGCAAGTGCACTGTCCACTGGCAAACATGTGTTCAAATAGTGTCTGATTGTGGCATTTAGAATGAAAGGACTTGAGTTAACACCAAATACCACACGTGCAAAACGTAGTACCATGACTTCTGGACTTTCCTTATTCGGATCTTCCACCCATAAAAATCTCACAAAGTCCCTGTGTTCAGGATCAATCTCAATGTTCAAAAACGCCTTCTCGATGTCTGCAGTTAGGGCAACTTCATGGACTCTGAACCTCAGCAAAATGTCAAATAACAAGGGATTAAGAGAAGGTCCAATGTGCAGACAGTCATTTAAACTAGGCCCAAACACTTTAGATGAGGCATCGTATACAACTCTCACCTTAGTTGTAtctctgtcaagtctcactacTGTCCTGTGTGGAAGATAGTGGACATCTCCAGGCGGTGGCATTTGATCTTGTGGTACCATTTCAACCACACCACTGTGCAGTTGCTCTCTAATCACACCATCATACTGCTTCAGAATTTCTGGTTGGTTCTTGAGCTTCTTGATTGTTGTTGTCAGTCTACGCAATGCCACTGTATAATTGTCTGGTAACATGGGGTGATTATCCTTGAATGGTAACTTGACCTGGTATCTCTTTCCAGTAAATGtgatgtcatttgaaaacttgtcatagACTGAAGTTTCATGTTCCTTCATGCCCAAAGTTTCTAAgtcccaaaatttctgcagaTCATCCTTCATATCACTTATCTCTGTGGACTCTATCTTTAACACATGCGTGGAACTCAGATTCACAGTGTATGACCTTGTCAATGTTGAGCACATAGTTGGTCCTGATAAAACCCAACCTAAATTGGTTTCAAGGGCTACTGGTCCATAGGGATCTCCTTTAATGATGTTCCCAGTAAAGAACGACCAGTAATAATCTGCTCCTATCAGCACATCAACACTGACAGAATCACTTGTATCACATGCAAGTTGTAGACCCTGCAAGTAGGGGTAGCATTCCAACGTGGTTCGAGTCTGTTGATTGGACACTGGGCTGCAAATTACTGGTACAACATATGAGGTGATATACACATTCATTTCATCCAATGTTCTGACACACAATTGCACAACATCACATTCCTTCACAGAGGCTGAGTTATCTCCAAATGTTTTGATCAAAAGTGTCTCCTTACCAATGGTTGGTAGGTTCAATTGTTCACATGCCTTACTGGTTATGTATGATCTCTGGCTACAGGAATCAAATATCACATGGGCATTCAATCCAAGTTGTCGGTTATCTGGTCTGCAAACAAAGGCTTGGGCTACCTGTAACAACACAGAGTTGGCATTGTTGCTAACGTGCATTGCTGAAGTTCCAGCTTCTCTGCTCCTATCTTGAGATGATCCAGATCCATGTGGTGTTTCCTCGTCACGAACTACATTCCTGGATGATGGAATGTTCCTTATTCTTTCACAAATGGTTACATGGTGTCTACCTTCACAGTTAAAGCATTTTGCCTTTGACGGACAATTTGTGGAGATATGGCCACCCTTCAGGCACACAAAACACTTGCCATTTCGTCTTAGTATTGTTCTCCTAGCTTTCGGTTCAGTGATGGTCATGCAGTTAATGGATTTGTGATTCTTCTTGCAAAAAACACATTGTTGAGTAAATTCCTCACTGCCTGTATAAAGGGCAGAAGCAGAATGGGGTTGTTTGCTTCTTGCTCTGTACTGTTCAAACCTGGGTGTATTGGCATTTGCACCACTTGTTTTCATTGCAGTACATCTTTCCCTGGCTTCCAACTCAGTTTTCAGTGCACTCAACAAGGCATCAAGATTCCATGATTCCTCACTGCCAAACTTACGGCTTACAACCAATCGTAATTCTGAGGGGATTTTTCCCATCACGACTGGGACCAATAAATTCCCAAAGGACTGTGATTCAACTCCTAACGCATTCAAACCTCGAATGTTGATTTCAATCTTGTCAAACAATTCACGTAATCTCTttgtttcatgcactgaattgaCAGATGGAAGTTTCAATAAGGCATCCATATAATTTGATATCAGTAACTGCGGTTTACAAAATCGGTCCTCAAGAATGTCAATGGCTACTTTATAATTGTCTGCGGTCAGAGGCAGTCCAGCAATTGCGGATTCAGCATTGCTTGTTACACAACTCTTCAGATAGGTGAATTTTTCAATGGCCGAGATGCCAGTATTTCCATCGACAGCAGATTGAAATGTGTCCCAGAAACCCTGCCATTCTTGATAATTTCCCGAAAATGATTTGAGTGCGAGTTTAGGTAGTTTCACTTTTGCGCTTTCGGTATTTCTGGTACTACTATTTTCCTGATTTGTCACATGGGCCTGTGTGTGTTCGCCATGTTTCCCTTTCTCCAAACTCAAATCGATTTTCGCTAAAATACTGTAAACGTGCTCACAAAACTCATCAGAATCTTCTATTTCTTTCTCCAGTTCCTTTGGTTTGGTGAGCTCTAATATTGTTTCATCCAGCTTTTTGGTCGTTTCCAATTTTTCGGTCAACAAGGCTTTCAGAGCCGTTAACTTTTCCCTGAACGACGTTAAATCTTCCACGTGTTCTGTCAAAATTTTCTCCACATTCCCCACTGTTTTGTACACAAAGGTCCTGTGTGCATCTCGTATTTTCCTGTTCTTGTCGATATTCATGACGCTTTATGTCCATAAACACCTTTTTTGAGTAGACTTCGCCTTTTTCCAATTCAAAAAATCCTTCGATGACGGCAACAGCTTTGTTGTTCTACTCCTTCTTGTATTTCCTCCGACTCGAAAGGACCATGTAATGTATctttatggtatatttaattcatttcctggtgaataatctctttacaattttccatacgaattaccacttcactcgacggtttcaggccttaagcacggttgaaatctaaaactcaatACTCAACTTGACACTCGAAGCGATCCGACGATCGATCAAAACTCAAACTAGTCCTTTGTTTAcacgtgactttcttcccgccacacgtaatgtatgcttatttatgtcaaatctatttttaacagATTTACTTCTAAGTAATTTCTACCTGGTATGGattaaaaaatcagaaaacctCGCAGCTgtgattttacaatttgatggcgtcatgtgaaaacactctattgataACCTTAAATGCTTGGCACAATGACCGATTGAACACACTGGTTTGATTCACAAAATGCTTGACACAATGGCTAATTGAACACTAGTTCGATTCACAAAATATTTtggaacgactgaacaaactggttcgcaagaatattgagtattcgttctatgcaataTTAAATGTTCACAGTGAAACACACAACTAGAAATAACTTAGAAAAtcctccttacctttaaagcttgccgttCTCAGAGACAaatcatctgtccactttatcaaacACTTTCAGATGTGAGATTCAATCATCACGGACGGAAAGGAATTGCTATAGCGTATATTGTGAGCACAGAGTGGTCTAGGGCGCGCtcagagaagaagagaaaagagTGGGATTTCTTATCGACGTACGGGACTTTGGAAATACTGAAAGGAATAAAATTGGACACCCCGACCGGGGCTTAATTTAGTGTGACTTCAAAGAAGATACCTAAATTTAGCAAACCGTCACGTGATCGGAGTTGCTTCGATGGCCCAGTGGGAACTTACTCGCTCCCGGGGCGCGTGGCCCGTGTTCTAGGCGCGATGGTTCCTGTTGTATCCTACGGGATTCTTATCGAGCGGCTAATCTACTATccctggggtatgcacatttgtgactacgatgaaaaaaaaaaaaactggattATTGACGTGGTCGGCCTGtggcatcccacgtaataaCCCCGATTTTATTGTACTGGCATAATTTATACATGACGCATGATACATCTGAGGagataccgtagttattcggttatcaggcgcactcggttataagacgcaccccaaacttatcaatttaatcaagctaagttctcaaattgaaaattacgtgaaaatactcggttataagacgcaccaaaaaattgagagttatcaaaaggatgtgatgaatctgagaacaattatccttacacaattggcatgcaaactctttttgttaacgtaaacaaaagTGAACTataccctccgtgagggtacactgggttgcctgtggtacgcgcaccgttccagacaatttttttcaagttggggggtcattaagaagtcataccagacgaggccctttggctcacaggtcctcacacgttcgtacgacgaaacagatctgtccttgcgtaatatgtagctctaacagtgcacgatattgttttggtattgtctatcattgtagtgccatggtagaagtcttgggtaaatagtctgagaagacatatggttactagcaaagtactgaaccctgaaaaattgaagaaaataaatgggaagtgagaaacattggcttctgggctgacatgttgataaacttcttttcaccacaagtttaagcgtgccctctgagcatctgacagctttgtaataccgaagttcactgaaattAAGCCCTGTTGgacggggttagtgtttggatgggagaccaaaataatatacccctcataaaacagaagcatcggaccgaaaatactattaacgctaacaaatgcgaactcagcaaggtacagattttgttagcttgctttatgcaaaaacaaatattgatgcaaaagtaaataactattgatacacagtttttagaaagagcagaaggaagtttccaggaagatcgctcgagaataacatatttacgacatgaaaacaacatttattttgaaccgtgaatatggaatatatagaggata
The sequence above is a segment of the Montipora foliosa isolate CH-2021 chromosome 2, ASM3666993v2, whole genome shotgun sequence genome. Coding sequences within it:
- the LOC137991930 gene encoding uncharacterized protein — protein: MGKIPSELRLVVSRKFGSEESWNLDALLSALKTELEARERCTAMKTSGANANTPRFEQYRARSKQPHSASALYTGSEEFTQQCVFCKKNHKSINCMTITEPKARRTILRRNGKCFVCLKGGHISTNCPSKAKCFNCEGRHHVTICERIRNIPSSRNVVRDEETPHGSGSSQDRSREAGTSAMHVSNNANSVLLQVAQAFVCRPDNRQLGLNAHVIFDSCSQRSYITSKACEQLNLPTIGKETLLIKTFGDNSASVKECDVVQLCVRTLDEMNVYITSYVVPVICSPVSNQQTRTTLECYPYLQGLQLACDTSDSVSVDVLIGADYYWSFFTGNIIKGDPYGPVALETNLGWVLSGPTMCSTLTRSYTVNLSSTHVLKIESTEISDMKDDLQKFWDLETLGMKEHETSVYDKFSNDITFTGKRYQVKLPFKDNHPMLPDNYTVALRRLTTTIKKLKNQPEILKQYDGVIREQLHSGVVEMVPQDQMPPPGDVHYLPHRTVVRLDRDTTKVRVVYDASSKVFGPSLNDCLHIGPSLNPLLFDILLRFRVHEVALTADIEKAFLNIEIDPEHRDFVRFLWVEDPNKESPEVMVLRFARVVFGVNSSPFILNATIRHYLNTCLPVDSALARELLKSLYVDDYVSGNGDVDSVFKLAKKIKLCLKSGGFNMRKWSSNSESLLKSLEQDEAFSDDFEMSNGPRVEEEDESFSKSVFKQSTEKEQKVLGMLWNPTQDELIYDLNKTLGDVDAQPATRRLILSTATRFFDPLGLIAPVILPFKMMFQKLCKAGKDWDELVDAELNHQWLATLSDLREAERVSFKRCYAKGLNGDKVNSVQLHCFADASEKAYGAVVYMRVEYEARVECQIVSSKTRVAPLAKQTIPRLELLSNLTATRLLNSVSQALDDVKIDDIFNWTDSMISLWWITNTDKEYKQFVENRVAEIRRNSRPEQWRYCPTADNPADIASRGIKSTELKESSLWLHGPDFLSKTSEQWPVQPTVVQVREDVSELKSFKPAVSSLVTTCVQGKEKEPSLTNLINLENFSSLTKLLRVTVLVVLFIEKLKKTRSREGTEEDFTKLYRQAEMLWIRHVQQEISKSDKYPQMKSSLGLYRDEEGILRCRGRIGMSSLPYDTRFPILLPRSQYFTKLVILKCHDQVMHNGVAETLVQVRSRYWIVKGRQTVKSIINKCVLCKKLEGRPYGTPPTSQLPGFRLSDEFAFTSIGVDFAGPVYVKDIYHKSDDMNKAYIVLYTCASSRAVHLDVVPRLTTEAFVRSFKRFIARRGVPNLVVSDNGSTFKSEELKKLLADHRIEWKFNVALAPWWGGFFERLVRSTKRCLKKTLGFARVSYEELLSVVVEIEGILNSRPLTYVDDELRSPLTPSQLVIGRRLLSKEEKTPSEAPQTRSELSRLAKYLTTVLSQFWRRWQKEYLTELRVHHNCQLKNRQPIVNVGDVVCIHKDRTPRLLWNMGVVKALITGRDGFHRAAVVRTRSGDRVIDVTRPLKKFFPVETGLGVHERQKGNTDFPITFVGNAEQEHVTEH